In one window of Maniola hyperantus chromosome 18, iAphHyp1.2, whole genome shotgun sequence DNA:
- the LOC117990633 gene encoding zinc finger protein 260-like isoform X1: MFNMNFSETDSGQNYRNNENGSCLLFNNLLEHQELVDFTNVCRICASTADQSCPVFDEHGQHNDLAGKINKYLPIKVSQEDGLPQVICEQCRNTLLAWDELVQCCVQANVVLQQKLLDPDKPKQEEQARFTKSPIQTGTPSWFYNTVREILTDYFKELNIEEENADLEYVCQMCTECSASKSVEELTGHLSSFHGCLLQNKLSVEDFVKDNITFEEALIMDKDDDDNESVQNETDSVIDTKEIKLQNYCCPLCENVFSSPSRLIYHLSKHIDISIADGIVCCGQLYDNKLDFAAHIQDEHVSKVLSENTCKSCGITANNLEELQTHINEEHPESNDLNERTEILHISNRQKYIPVACPKCNKIISNKYNLHLHIMHSHNQPTTFICEKCNKSYKSRGSLKYHHKIYHEGNLRYLCSFCGEAFPTRGTRNVHARIHTGAKPFECYKCGKCYRAKNTLNRHMEMHLDIRKYACNLCPKKFRKRTHLTYHLRTHEKKLNKINSK; this comes from the exons atgtTCAACATGAATTTTTCCGAAACCGATAGTGGTCAAAATTACAGAAACAATGAAAACGGAAGTTGCTTATTATTTAATAACCTTCTCGAGCACCAAG aaTTAGTCGACTTTACAAATGTTTGCCGTATCTGTGCCAGTACAGCAGATCAATCTTGCCCAGTATTTGATGAACACGGCCAACATAATGACCTGGCggggaaaataaataaatatctaccaATAAAG GTGTCACAGGAAGATGGGCTGCCTCAAGTGATCTGTGAGCAGTGTCGGAACACGCTGCTGGCATGGGATGAGCTGGTGCAGTGCTGTGTGCAGGCTAATGTGGTGCTGCAGCAGAAACTGCTGGATCCT GATAAACCAAAACAAGAGGAACAAGCACGATTTACAAAATCACCCATACAGACTGG AACACCAAGTTGGTTTTACAATACTGTCAGAGAAATTCTGACTGATTACTTCAAAGAGCTAAATATTGAGGAAGAAAACGCAGATCTAGAATATGTCTGTCAAATGTGCACTGAATGTTCAGCTTCCAAATCTGTAGAGGAACTAACTGGGCACTTGAGTTCATTTCATGGATGTCTACTCCAAAATAAGCTGTCTGTAGAGGATTTTGtaaaagataatattacttTTGAAGAGGCTCTTATCATGgataaagatgatgatgacaatgaatCAGTTCAGAATGAAACTGACTCTGTTATCGACACGAAAGAAATAAAACTTCAAAACTATTGCTGCCCACTTTGTGAAAACGTATTTTCATCCCCGAGTCGACTAATATACCATCTCAGTAAGCATATAGACATATCTATTGCAGATGGAATTGTGTGTTGTGGTCAGTTGTATGACAACAAGTTAGATTTTGCAGCACATATACAAGATGAACATGTGAGTAAAGTCCTAAGTGAAAATACTTGCAAAAGTTGTGGAATAACTGCAAATAATTTGGAGGAACTACAAACTCATATTAATGAGGAGCATCCAGAAAGTAATGATTTGAACGAGAGAACAGAGATATTACATATTTCGAATCGTCAGAAGTACATACCGGTTGCGTGcccaaaatgtaataaaataatttctaacAAGTACAATTTACACTTGCATATTATGCACAGTCATAACCAACCGACAACATTCATATGTGAAAAATGCAATAAATCATACAAAAGCCGGGGAAGTTTGAAGTACCATCACAAAATATATCACGAGGGTAACCTTAGATACCTGTGTTCCTTTTGCGGTGAAGCGTTTCCCACGCGCGGGACTCGAAATGTCCACGCCAGAATTCACACGGGAGCGAAACCGTTCGAATGTTACAAGTGTGGAAAATGTTATAGAGCGAAAAACACATTAAATCGTCATATGGAGATGCACTTGGATATAAGGAAATATGCTTGCAATTTATGTCCGAAAAAGTTCAGAAAAAGAACCCATCTGACTTACCATTTACGAACGCACGAAaagaaattgaataaaataaatagtaaataa
- the LOC117990633 gene encoding uncharacterized protein isoform X2, with product MFNMNFSETDSGQNYRNNENGSCLLFNNLLEHQELVDFTNVCRICASTADQSCPVFDEHGQHNDLAGKINKYLPIKVSQEDGLPQVICEQCRNTLLAWDELVQCCVQANVVLQQKLLDPDKPKQEEQARFTKSPIQTGTPRRVSFEAFLLEEENDDLSDHKYDTENTHAEIVSEDDDKPLAAIAKSKSNLYQDFYEALVNFRTHFVTEHDNQIACSDFSDSSDSEDANEKKMERDSEKVDLSSFDDLTDYNMRKDKMDEQTRTELNQVQTKINGKIYYTCKICGKHLSSTHTYIFHKRIHTGERPCVCHICGKQFRAPNGLKRHVTETHEKQRWYTCIVCFKNFANSQNLKQHMRIHTGERPFVCPHCGKRFTQSGSLHVHLKTHSDHYPHHCAECGAKFRLRSGLTRHRLKHTGLRPHVCVHCGKGFRQKHELNSHILAHTDSKPHACTFCGSAFRQRRALRHHCKRLHQNEVRDTTQIPNVYNHVGQYEG from the exons atgtTCAACATGAATTTTTCCGAAACCGATAGTGGTCAAAATTACAGAAACAATGAAAACGGAAGTTGCTTATTATTTAATAACCTTCTCGAGCACCAAG aaTTAGTCGACTTTACAAATGTTTGCCGTATCTGTGCCAGTACAGCAGATCAATCTTGCCCAGTATTTGATGAACACGGCCAACATAATGACCTGGCggggaaaataaataaatatctaccaATAAAG GTGTCACAGGAAGATGGGCTGCCTCAAGTGATCTGTGAGCAGTGTCGGAACACGCTGCTGGCATGGGATGAGCTGGTGCAGTGCTGTGTGCAGGCTAATGTGGTGCTGCAGCAGAAACTGCTGGATCCT GATAAACCAAAACAAGAGGAACAAGCACGATTTACAAAATCACCCATACAGACTGG GACTCCCCGACGCGTCAGCTTTGAGGCTTTCCTGCTTGAGGAAGAAAATGATGATCTGAGCGACCATAAATATGATACAGAAAATACACACGCTGAAATTGTTTCGGAAGATGACGACAAACCTCTCGCAGCCATAGCAAAATCAAAATCGAATTTGTACCAAGATTTTTATGAAGCACTCGTGAATTTCCGAACCCATTTCGTAACAGAACACGATAATCAAATCGCATGTTCTGATTTTTCTGATTCAAGCGATTCCGAAGATGCAAATGAAAAGAAGATGGAAAGGGACTCGGAAAAAGTAGATTTGAGCAGCTTCGATGATCTGACGGATTATAACATGCGGAAAGATAAAATGGATGAACAAACCCGGACAGAACTGAACCAAGTACAAACGAAAATCAACGGGAAAATTTACTACACTTGCAAAATTTGCGGAAAACACCTCAGTTCCACACATACGTACATATTCCATAAACGGATACACACTGGGGAACGACCCTGTGTCTGTCACATTTGTGGGAAGCAGTTCCGTGCCCCGAACGGGTTGAAACGCCACGTGACCGAAACTCATGAGAAACAACGCTGGTACACCTGTATAGTTTGTTTCAAGAACTTCGCGAATTCTCAGAACTTGAAACAGCATATGAGAATTCATACTGGGGAGCGGCCGTTTGTGTGTCCGCATTGCGGGAAAAGATTTACGCAGAGCGGGTCTTTGCACGTACATTTGAAGACGCATAGCGACCACTATCCTCACCATTGTGCAGAATGCGGCGCTAAATTTAGACTTCGTTCAGGACTAACCCGACATCGGCTAAAACATACAGGTCTACGACCACACGTCTGTGTTCACTGTGGTAAAGGATTTAGACAGAAACACGAGTTGAACAGCCACATTCTTGCCCATACTGACTCCAAACCTCATGCGTGTACATTCTGTGGCTCTGCGTTCCGACAACGCAGGGCTTTGAGGCACCATTGCAAACGCTTACACCAGAACGAAGTTAGGGACACGACGCAAATACCAAATGTGTACAATCATGTCGGGCAATACGAGGGATAG
- the LOC117990641 gene encoding transmembrane protein 179, with product MALTNVLLLSQIAGYVIGLILSLCIIVPMGMHQDEFKGHCLLFSKGVWQEEDGQLLVSWASSSYCNYVIAVGVLMFLVCFLQIYRLSMFMYRGIDSSFLSAFIEAVGCAVLCALAVSAASMVTLGFMTWCQNIVERFPSCEDATGQDIDKKDKISTHGFYIELGTAQFGAWGAFATWVGLAVFAVLKVCRYHQLQNIQVSMYRERQRLVREGGSTPPLLAHPN from the exons ATGGCTTTAACAAACGTGTTACTTTTAAGCCAAATCGCAGGCTACGTAATAGGTCTCATCCTCTCGCTATGCATCATTGTGCCGATGGGTATGCATCAAGATGAATTCAA AGGGCACTGCCTGCTGTTCTCCAAGGGTGTGTGGCAGGAGGAGGACGGGCAGCTGCTGGTGTCCTGGGCCTCCAGCTCCTACTGCAACTACGTCATAGCGGTGGGCGTGCTCATGTTCCTGGTCTGCTTCCTGCAGATATACAG ACTGTCAATGTTCATGTATCGCGGCATAGACAGCTCCTTCCTGTCAGCCTTCATTGAGGCTGTCGGCTGCGCGGTGCTGTGCGCGCTCGCGGTGTCGGCCGCCTCCATGGTGACCCTGGGCTTCATGACCTGGTGCCAGAACATCGTGGAACGATTCCCAAG CTGTGAAGATGCGACAGGTCAGGATATAGACAAGAAAGACAAGATATCCACACACGGGTTCTACATTGAGCTGGGCACTGCACAG TTTGGCGCGTGGGGCGCGTTCGCGACGTGGGTGGGGCTCGCAGTGTTCGCGGTGCTCAAGGTGTGCCGCTACCACCAGCTGCAGAACATCCAGGTGTCCATGTACCGCGAGCGGCAGCGCCTGGTGCGCGAGGGGGGCTCCACGCCGCCCCTGCTGGCGCACCCGAACTGA
- the Yif1 gene encoding protein YIF1B: MNFNASRNVGAGGPRKPKRVSDVTAMGTPSPAPSFSPAAAYNPAFTQGPPPPYSQGIQLDGAQNFAAPDPAGNFGYMGGFSQSPMASPANIGSMLQQPIVQDMAMQYGNQLAAQGREVVKRELDKFVPVSRLRYYFAVDTKYVLSKLLLILFPYRHKEWMVKYDQENPVAPRYDVNAPDLYIPSMGYVTYVLLAGFMLGLQHRFSPEQISIQASSALAYIIFEMVLYLVTLYITNTTTALKTLDLLAFSGYKYTVMIFSLLGALTLGPMGYYCCLVVCSFGLSYFLVKTLRLQLLSGATQAPEQPSYGGYAAPNPYAESWTKSSNSGTKRRVYFLLFVAITQPLLSWWLTYHLVPSSAVLPVTSAR, encoded by the exons ATGAATTTCAATGCTTCAAGAAACG TGGGTGCGGGCGGGCCTCGCAAACCCAAGCGTGTCAGCGATGTGACAGCAATGGGAACCCCCTCTCCTGCACCCTCATTCAGCCCGGCAGCTGCGTACAACCCAGCATTTACCCAGGGTCCACCACCACCTTACTCACAGGGGATCCAGTTGGATGGAGCTCAAAACTTTGCTGCCCCTGACCCTGCTGGAA ATTTTGGCTACATGGGTGGCTTCAGCCAGTCTCCGATGGCCTCTCCAGCCAACATTGGCTCCATGCTTCAGCAGCCTATTGTACAA GATATGGCGATGCAGTACGGCAACCAGCTGGCCGCCCAGGGTCGGGAAGTGGTGAAGAGGGAGCTGGACAAGTTCGTGCCGGTGTCGCGGCTGCGCTACTACTTCGCGGTGGACACCAAATATGTGCTGAGCAAGTTGCTGCTCATCCTGTTCCCATATAGACATAAG GAGTGGATGGTGAAGTACGACCAGGAGAACCCGGTGGCGCCGCGCTACGACGTCAACGCGCCCGACCTCTACATCCCGTCCATGGGCTACGTCACCTACGTACTGCTAGCTGGGTTCATGCTGG GTCTCCAGCACCGATTCTCTCCAGAACAGATCAGCATACAAGCATCAAGTGCCCTCGCATACATAATCTTCGAGATGGTTCTGTACCTCGTGACTCTGTACATCACAAACACCACCACCGCGCTCAAGACCCTGGACCTGCTCGCGTTCTCGGGCTACAAGTACACTGTGATGATCTTCAGCCTGCTCGGGGCTCTGACGCTGGGCCCCATGGGCTACTACTGCTGCCTGGTGGTGTGCAGCTTCGGCCTGTCCTACTTCCTG GTAAAAACTCTTCGACTGCAGCTCCTATCAGGCGCCACACAGGCGCCCGAGCAGCCTAGCTATGGTGGTTACGCGGCCCCTAACCCATATGCAGAAAGCTGGACCAAGTCGTCCAACAGTGGGACCAAGCGACGGGTGTACTTCCTGCTGTTCGTGGCGATCACACAGCCGCTGCTGTCGTGGTGGCTCACTTACCACCTAGTGCCCTCCAGTGCTGTGTTGCCTGTGACGTCAGCGCGATAG